In Granulicella tundricola MP5ACTX9, the following are encoded in one genomic region:
- a CDS encoding VirB4 family type IV secretion system protein produces MILAKATNDPKLTPWYTKAGAACSIVPISRFLTPTIFALKGGGYGCVFSLRGADEESLTDQELESRVRMIQGALRGMPEHSCLYEYCRVLNGYDLPRQSQYASAVTAKFVSDRLNFLDQRAGFRRIDLYWCLTVEPPKTAALKKKPHENAGENARMLRNLEKAATILEEHLRTVLGIRLLLKAEAFAFFSYLYNLEPWADFDRLGSDTGVDRQIVKSPVSWHNDHLQVGKRYVQMFSLMNTPDTSRPCQFSGLMTLDCDSVLCTSWRPKSGAAARKEIENQEKFISFFKVGILTRVMSGKDTASLETGAGAKAAQTNVDELSEVIHSLDRTAQGEYTMRLLLAARSKAELHDAIPAVHRVFVEARCQVMEETLGNLSSFYTMFPGNQRFNVFPLWLGEDHHARMSLAFAPHIGHPVSEDLDSEYLNVFETRTRTPFFQDVYVNGVRVMLILGPTGSGKSIHGNNLIAFEQKYGGFTYIFDIGNSYESVVELYGGRIDKVGKDGPRVNPFALEPNEDNLQFLHSFVKLLLTNGGAVLTPEDEDTVFGAVKGVYHLDRHLRRLSAILLPKHLQRYLSKWIGSGLYNAVFDNVEDSLSLGRLQCFDFQGITGQHADLVEPLMVWLLRRINEVLYDPKNLGVPKHIMIEELFSAMKNSQLLDAALASIKTVRKNLGGVTLIGQSANDLGANADSIVNSCTSFLFLPDATFNRKFYGELFKLTTQQLDLFESLREREALYVRRDGLTKVVTLNLDNRSYAKFSTRPKDRVRRSKLVEKYGLTEGIERFANGEQA; encoded by the coding sequence ATGATCCTCGCAAAAGCGACTAACGACCCCAAGCTCACGCCCTGGTACACGAAGGCCGGTGCCGCGTGTTCCATCGTTCCGATTTCACGCTTTCTAACCCCGACCATATTTGCCCTGAAGGGTGGTGGATACGGCTGCGTCTTTTCGCTTCGCGGAGCGGACGAGGAGAGCCTGACCGATCAGGAGTTAGAGTCCCGCGTCCGCATGATTCAGGGTGCGTTGCGCGGCATGCCTGAGCACTCCTGCCTTTATGAATATTGCCGGGTGCTGAACGGCTACGACCTGCCACGACAGAGTCAGTACGCTAGTGCCGTCACTGCGAAGTTCGTCAGCGACCGCCTGAACTTTCTAGACCAGCGGGCGGGTTTCCGACGTATCGACCTGTATTGGTGTTTGACTGTTGAACCTCCGAAGACCGCGGCGCTCAAGAAGAAGCCACATGAGAACGCCGGGGAGAACGCTCGGATGCTTCGCAACCTGGAAAAGGCTGCAACCATCCTTGAGGAGCATCTGCGCACGGTGCTGGGCATTCGGCTTTTACTCAAAGCCGAGGCGTTCGCGTTCTTTTCCTACCTTTACAACCTGGAGCCATGGGCAGACTTTGACCGGCTGGGCAGCGACACCGGCGTGGACCGGCAGATCGTCAAGAGCCCGGTGAGCTGGCATAACGACCACTTGCAGGTAGGGAAGCGCTACGTGCAGATGTTTTCCCTCATGAACACGCCGGACACGTCCCGGCCCTGCCAGTTCTCCGGCCTCATGACACTCGACTGCGACAGCGTGCTTTGCACGAGCTGGCGGCCAAAGTCTGGAGCGGCGGCGCGGAAGGAGATTGAGAACCAGGAGAAGTTCATCAGCTTCTTCAAGGTCGGCATTCTGACCCGCGTGATGAGCGGCAAGGACACCGCTTCACTTGAAACGGGAGCCGGGGCCAAGGCTGCGCAAACAAATGTGGATGAGCTGAGCGAGGTTATCCATTCGCTCGACAGAACGGCGCAGGGTGAATACACCATGCGGCTGCTGCTGGCAGCGAGGAGCAAGGCCGAGCTGCACGATGCGATTCCCGCCGTCCATCGCGTCTTCGTCGAAGCCCGGTGCCAGGTCATGGAGGAGACTTTGGGGAATCTGTCGTCGTTCTACACCATGTTCCCGGGCAATCAGCGCTTCAACGTCTTTCCGCTCTGGCTAGGGGAAGATCATCACGCCAGGATGTCTCTCGCGTTCGCGCCTCACATCGGCCACCCGGTCTCCGAAGACCTCGATTCCGAGTATCTGAATGTCTTCGAAACCCGCACCCGGACGCCCTTCTTCCAGGACGTGTATGTGAACGGTGTGCGCGTCATGCTGATTCTGGGACCAACCGGATCGGGCAAGTCGATACACGGCAATAACCTGATTGCTTTCGAGCAGAAGTACGGCGGGTTTACCTACATCTTCGATATCGGCAACAGCTATGAGTCCGTGGTCGAGCTGTACGGAGGCCGAATCGACAAGGTTGGAAAAGATGGTCCGCGCGTTAACCCATTCGCGCTGGAACCGAATGAGGACAACCTGCAATTCCTGCATTCGTTTGTGAAGCTTCTCCTCACCAACGGTGGTGCTGTGCTAACACCGGAAGACGAGGATACGGTGTTCGGTGCGGTCAAAGGCGTGTACCACCTGGACCGGCACCTGCGCAGGCTGTCCGCGATCCTGTTGCCGAAGCACTTGCAGCGCTACCTCTCCAAGTGGATTGGTAGCGGGCTTTACAACGCGGTGTTCGACAACGTGGAAGACAGCCTATCGCTGGGACGCCTGCAATGCTTCGACTTCCAGGGCATCACCGGCCAACACGCGGACCTTGTAGAGCCGTTGATGGTCTGGCTGCTGCGCCGGATCAATGAGGTCCTGTACGACCCCAAAAACCTCGGCGTTCCCAAGCACATCATGATCGAGGAATTGTTCTCGGCCATGAAGAACTCGCAGCTTCTCGACGCTGCTCTCGCTTCCATCAAGACCGTCCGCAAGAACCTGGGCGGTGTCACACTCATCGGTCAGAGTGCGAACGACCTGGGCGCGAATGCGGACAGCATCGTGAACTCATGCACGTCGTTCCTGTTTCTGCCCGATGCCACCTTCAACCGGAAGTTCTACGGCGAGCTATTCAAACTCACGACCCAGCAGCTTGATCTATTCGAGTCGCTGCGGGAGAGGGAAGCGCTGTACGTGCGCCGCGACGGGCTCACCAAGGTGGTGACCCTGAATCTTGACAACCGCAGCTACGCCAAGTTTTCGACCCGCCCGAAGGACCGCGTTCGCCGGTCGAAGCTGGTCGAGAAGTATGGCCTCACCGAAGGCATCGAGCGCTTCGCGAATGGAGAACAGGCGTAA
- a CDS encoding TrbG/VirB9 family P-type conjugative transfer protein, which produces MKTSKNILTALLLTGSAAIPALSQTVTTKPRIQANAPRSIVIAETEAPPVIRTGLLQSTLILLPAEEKVATVFGGDTSSWVFDGGHVASRFISIKPKVANSTTDVHIVSDHGNEYTLQLREVSADADPHYDSKVFISPGDQAGKEKLVTLPVFVPAAELDKAKREAAEAEAKEATERKQAEAKAESYRSQYPGQLHFDYAWDRKKADGLGLQEVWRDDKFTYLRGKFQETPVLYELKDGKGSLINWSYNDGLYTVDKTMLQGYLTIGKQRVDFKRQGVN; this is translated from the coding sequence ATGAAGACTTCCAAGAACATCCTGACCGCGCTCCTGCTCACCGGTTCCGCTGCGATTCCGGCCCTGAGTCAGACCGTCACAACCAAGCCTCGCATCCAGGCCAATGCGCCCCGGAGCATCGTCATCGCGGAGACCGAAGCGCCCCCCGTCATCCGCACCGGTTTACTTCAATCCACCCTGATTTTGTTGCCAGCCGAAGAGAAGGTTGCGACGGTGTTCGGAGGCGATACGTCGAGCTGGGTATTCGACGGCGGGCACGTCGCTAGCCGGTTCATCTCCATCAAGCCCAAGGTGGCGAACAGCACAACCGACGTGCATATCGTATCGGACCACGGCAATGAGTACACGCTGCAGCTCCGCGAGGTCTCTGCCGACGCAGATCCACACTACGACTCCAAGGTGTTCATCTCGCCGGGCGACCAGGCCGGGAAGGAAAAGCTGGTGACCCTACCCGTGTTCGTGCCTGCCGCCGAGCTGGACAAGGCGAAGCGCGAGGCAGCCGAGGCAGAGGCAAAGGAGGCGACGGAGCGGAAGCAGGCAGAGGCGAAGGCCGAGAGCTATCGCAGCCAGTATCCCGGCCAGCTCCACTTCGATTACGCATGGGACCGCAAGAAGGCCGATGGGTTGGGACTTCAGGAAGTCTGGCGGGACGACAAGTTCACCTATCTGCGCGGCAAGTTCCAGGAAACGCCGGTCCTCTACGAGTTGAAAGATGGGAAGGGAAGCCTCATCAACTGGAGCTACAACGACGGCCTCTACACCGTGGACAAGACCATGCTCCAGGGCTACCTCACCATCGGCAAGCAGCGGGTTGATTTCAAGCGGCAGGGGGTGAACTAG